The Ovis aries strain OAR_USU_Benz2616 breed Rambouillet chromosome 11, ARS-UI_Ramb_v3.0, whole genome shotgun sequence genome window below encodes:
- the LOC101112404 gene encoding keratin-associated protein 3-2 (The RefSeq protein has 1 substitution compared to this genomic sequence), whose product MACCAPRCCSVRTGSATTICSSDKFCRCGVCLPSTCPHDISLLQPTCCDNSPVPCYVPDTYVPTCFLLNSSHPTPGLSGINLTTFIQPGCENVCEPRC is encoded by the coding sequence ATGGCTTGCTGCGCTCCCCGCTGCTGCAGCGTCCGCACTGGTCCTGCCACCACCATCTGCTCCTCTGACAAATTCTGTCGGTGTGGAGTCTGCCTGCCCAGCACCTGCCCACACGACATCAGCCTCCTCCAGCCCACTTGCTGTGACAACTCCCCCGTGCCCTGCTATGTGCCTGACACCTATGTGCCAACTTGCTTTCTGCTCAACTCTTCCCACCCCACTCCTGGACTGAGCGGGATCAACCTGACGACCTTCATTCAGCCTGGCTGTGAAAATGTCTGCGAGCCCCGCTGTTAA